A window of the Bacteroides thetaiotaomicron VPI-5482 genome harbors these coding sequences:
- a CDS encoding RteC domain-containing protein, whose translation MENFVRNSKLNIEKEIKRIEQQPIALLERIKQIIDVIQTSLTLLKRAVAEYQFQNPEEEIQFFKVWKPQISGLLMFYIRLYQIEKNRVGKSLSAQCKYLKMELENIQKSFLNNSFYDYYRAGQTELDNQYFIRENYDILSDVHCHLLDRDSSFTTLHDSSVAMILANSHLIEYVSDEIDSLSDKLHLKFTSIVDSKLLQWTDSKVALVEFIYAIYAGKCFNNGNTSLKDIAFCCEILFNIEIGDFYRIFLEIRNRKKSRTQFLDKLKDKIQKMMEELDR comes from the coding sequence ATGGAAAATTTCGTAAGAAATAGTAAGCTGAACATAGAAAAAGAAATTAAAAGGATTGAGCAACAGCCGATTGCCCTTCTCGAGCGGATAAAGCAGATAATAGATGTCATACAGACATCACTTACTTTGCTGAAAAGGGCAGTTGCCGAATATCAATTTCAGAATCCTGAAGAAGAAATTCAGTTCTTTAAAGTCTGGAAACCGCAGATTTCCGGCTTGCTGATGTTTTATATCCGTTTATATCAGATTGAAAAGAACCGTGTCGGCAAATCCCTGTCGGCTCAATGCAAATATTTAAAGATGGAGCTGGAAAATATACAGAAGTCATTTTTGAATAATAGCTTCTATGATTATTATCGTGCCGGTCAGACCGAACTTGATAACCAATATTTTATCCGTGAGAATTATGATATTCTTTCCGATGTTCATTGTCATTTGCTGGACAGGGATTCTTCTTTTACCACCTTACACGATTCAAGCGTTGCAATGATTCTGGCGAATAGTCATTTGATAGAATATGTGTCAGACGAGATCGATTCGCTGTCAGACAAACTGCATCTTAAATTCACCTCCATAGTAGACAGTAAGTTGCTGCAATGGACGGATAGTAAAGTCGCCTTGGTTGAATTCATCTATGCGATCTATGCGGGCAAATGCTTTAATAATGGAAATACCAGTCTGAAAGACATCGCTTTTTGTTGCGAGATACTTTTCAATATCGAGATTGGGGACTTTTATCGTATCTTCTTGGAAATTAGGAATCGGAAGAAGAGCAGGACACAATTTCTTGATAAGTTGAAGGATAAAATACAGAAGATGATGGAGGAGCTCGACAGATAA
- a CDS encoding DsrE family protein, with product MSANDKLTILWTTDNKDTVFNMLAMYALNSKNRGWWKHINIILWGASVKLVANDTQVQTEILEMLQSGITIEACQDCCENFGVASIITNLGITVRYMGIPLTEYLKNGEKILSI from the coding sequence ATGAGCGCAAATGACAAATTAACCATTCTTTGGACGACTGACAACAAAGATACCGTTTTTAATATGTTGGCAATGTATGCCTTAAACTCTAAAAACAGAGGTTGGTGGAAACATATAAATATTATTCTTTGGGGAGCATCTGTGAAATTAGTAGCCAACGATACGCAAGTACAGACTGAAATATTAGAGATGTTACAATCAGGAATTACGATTGAGGCATGCCAAGATTGCTGTGAGAATTTCGGGGTAGCCTCTATCATCACAAATCTAGGTATAACTGTTAGATATATGGGAATCCCGCTAACCGAATATCTGAAAAACGGGGAAAAGATATTATCTATCTAA
- a CDS encoding ASCH domain-containing protein, which yields MMEIKHRIQFGCDTDELADKVLSGEKTATSSLYDYSLMNQEEIKVNECASILDSQGKEKCIVKIERIEIVDFQDITEEFAVNEGDGCLDNWIKIHTEYYSSLLEKIDKKLTGRTKLVCEWFSVVSSNN from the coding sequence ATGATGGAAATAAAACATAGAATACAGTTCGGATGCGATACAGACGAATTGGCAGACAAGGTCTTATCAGGAGAAAAAACAGCAACTTCTTCTTTATATGATTATTCTCTTATGAATCAAGAAGAAATTAAAGTCAATGAATGCGCTTCTATACTAGACTCACAGGGCAAAGAAAAATGTATTGTGAAAATTGAAAGAATAGAGATTGTAGATTTTCAAGATATAACAGAAGAATTTGCTGTCAACGAAGGAGACGGCTGTTTGGATAACTGGATAAAAATACATACAGAATATTATTCTTCATTATTGGAAAAGATAGATAAGAAACTGACAGGTAGAACAAAATTAGTGTGCGAGTGGTTTTCTGTAGTATCCTCTAATAATTAA
- a CDS encoding HU family DNA-binding protein has product MSAFYDLYETPDPNDTGEKQPLHARIVPSGTYSKKDFIERVSRHQPFPHNIIEGVLGAVVDELAEALADGYIVELGELGHFSISLKCTHKVMTKKEIRAESIRFDNVHLRTSKEFKKKIKREIELERVENSNEKTHNAKISIEDRLQMLQEFLKKNGGITRIEYSRLTGLPRLKAIDDLNTFIKEGTLRKRGAGRTVFYVWKQKE; this is encoded by the coding sequence ATGAGTGCATTTTATGATTTGTATGAGACTCCGGACCCTAATGATACAGGGGAGAAACAACCCCTTCATGCCCGCATTGTTCCGAGTGGAACTTATTCGAAAAAAGATTTTATAGAACGCGTATCCCGTCACCAACCTTTTCCGCACAATATAATTGAAGGAGTACTTGGCGCTGTAGTTGATGAACTGGCCGAAGCCTTGGCGGATGGATACATCGTGGAATTGGGCGAACTTGGACATTTCAGCATTTCGTTGAAGTGTACCCATAAAGTGATGACTAAGAAAGAAATTCGCGCCGAGTCTATCCGTTTTGACAATGTTCATTTACGTACTTCCAAAGAATTTAAAAAGAAAATAAAGCGGGAGATAGAACTTGAACGAGTTGAGAACTCCAATGAAAAAACTCACAATGCTAAAATATCCATTGAAGACCGTCTCCAAATGTTGCAGGAATTTCTGAAGAAAAACGGAGGAATCACGCGTATAGAATATAGCAGACTGACCGGACTCCCCCGATTGAAAGCAATTGATGATTTGAATACTTTCATCAAGGAGGGAACTCTTCGCAAGAGGGGAGCAGGACGAACTGTCTTTTATGTGTGGAAACAGAAGGAATGA
- a CDS encoding putative quinol monooxygenase — protein MIRLNVFVRVNETNREKAIEAAKELTACSLKEEGCIAYDTFESSTRRDVFMICETWQNAEVLAAHEKTAHFAQYVGIIQELAEMKLEKFEF, from the coding sequence ATGATCAGATTAAATGTTTTTGTTCGTGTAAACGAAACAAACCGCGAAAAAGCGATTGAGGCAGCAAAAGAACTGACTGCCTGCTCTTTGAAAGAAGAAGGATGCATTGCTTACGATACTTTTGAAAGCAGTACCCGCCGTGATGTTTTCATGATTTGCGAAACATGGCAGAATGCTGAAGTATTGGCAGCACACGAAAAAACCGCTCATTTTGCACAATACGTAGGTATCATTCAGGAATTAGCTGAAATGAAACTGGAAAAGTTTGAATTCTAA
- a CDS encoding SIMPL domain-containing protein, which produces MRKLFLLAIVLCVWSVVADAQESERRYIEVTGSSEIEVVPDEIHLLIQIKEYWKEEFVPKSKPEDYKTKVPLEWIEKDLRRVLSRAGISDEAIRVQEIGDYWRQKGKEFLIGKQLDIRFTDFEKINAVIKKIDTKGIESMRIGELKHKDLPNYRKQGKIEALKAAREKASYLVEAMGQKLGEVIRIVEPASSYVSPYSLYQAQSNVSMGTAATEQYRVITLRYEMTARFAIE; this is translated from the coding sequence ATGAGAAAGTTGTTTTTATTAGCTATTGTTTTATGTGTATGGAGTGTTGTTGCCGATGCTCAGGAGAGTGAGAGAAGATATATTGAGGTAACCGGTTCTTCTGAAATAGAAGTTGTGCCGGATGAGATTCATCTTTTGATTCAGATAAAGGAATATTGGAAAGAGGAATTTGTGCCGAAGTCCAAGCCGGAAGATTATAAAACGAAAGTTCCGTTGGAATGGATTGAAAAAGATTTGCGTCGGGTACTAAGTAGAGCGGGAATTTCGGATGAGGCTATTCGTGTGCAGGAAATCGGAGACTATTGGCGTCAGAAAGGAAAAGAATTTCTGATAGGTAAGCAACTGGACATCCGGTTTACTGACTTCGAAAAGATAAATGCCGTTATTAAGAAGATTGATACGAAAGGCATCGAGTCCATGCGTATCGGGGAGCTGAAGCACAAGGATTTGCCGAACTATCGTAAACAAGGTAAGATAGAAGCATTGAAAGCAGCACGTGAAAAGGCATCTTATCTTGTGGAAGCTATGGGACAAAAACTGGGTGAGGTCATTCGTATTGTCGAACCGGCTTCGAGCTATGTAAGTCCTTATTCTCTTTATCAGGCACAGAGTAATGTCAGTATGGGGACAGCTGCCACTGAGCAATATCGCGTTATTACATTGCGGTATGAGATGACGGCGCGTTTTGCTATTGAATAA
- a CDS encoding TonB-dependent receptor has protein sequence MRIGIISGVIGLFVTLPVHAQKSDSIKSMLLPDVVVTESYQQRQAKKSALTVEVIEQDFLRKHFTGNFMQAVENIPGVQAMDIGSGFSKPMIRGMGFNRIAVLENGIKQEGQQWGADHGLELDAFNIEAVNVLKGPSSLLYGSDAMGGVIDIASPPIPSANMLFGDVTLLGKSVNGTLAGSLMLGLKKNAWYAQIRYSEQHFGDYRIPTDTIVYLTQKMPVYGRKLKNTAGVERNIGLFTQYQRKGYRADYSISNVYQKTGFFPGAHGVPDASRVEDDGDSRNIELPYSKVNHLKVTTHQQYAWEKLILSGDLGFQNNHREEWSAFHTHYGSQPAPEKDPDKELAFDLNTYSASVKARFIGSSSWEHTLGWDRQHQQNDISGYSFLLPEYHRSSTGLLWLTTYKPNNILSVSGGVRYDYGYIGISPHEDVYLADYLRRQGYDDEQVESYKWNSHAVRKHFGDYSFSLGLVWTPSVQHMVKVNIGRSFRLPGANELAANGVHHGTFRHEQGDASLKSEQGWQMDASYNLRYHGLSVSVSPFVSWFSNYIFLRPTGEWSVLPHAGQIYRYTGAEALFAGTEATIDINFLRHFNYRISGEYVYTYNCDEHIPLSFSPPFGMRNTLTWQRKHYMLYAEWQLIARQNRVDRNEDRTPGANLFHLGGSLNIPVGRTNEIEITLTARNIFNTRYYNHLSFYRKVEIPEPGRNFQLLIKIPFKKLL, from the coding sequence ATGCGTATCGGAATTATTTCGGGCGTAATAGGGTTGTTTGTAACCTTACCCGTCCACGCACAGAAGTCCGATTCAATCAAGAGTATGCTTTTGCCTGATGTTGTTGTGACCGAGTCGTACCAACAGCGTCAAGCCAAGAAGTCTGCACTTACGGTTGAAGTGATAGAACAGGATTTTCTGCGCAAACATTTTACGGGAAACTTCATGCAGGCAGTGGAGAACATTCCCGGAGTACAAGCTATGGACATAGGCTCCGGCTTCTCCAAACCGATGATTCGGGGGATGGGATTCAACCGGATAGCCGTATTGGAAAACGGAATCAAGCAGGAAGGCCAGCAATGGGGAGCCGACCACGGACTGGAACTGGATGCCTTCAATATCGAAGCAGTCAATGTCTTGAAAGGTCCTTCCTCACTGCTTTACGGCAGTGATGCCATGGGTGGAGTGATTGATATAGCCTCTCCTCCCATACCTTCTGCGAATATGCTCTTCGGCGATGTCACCCTATTGGGCAAATCCGTCAACGGAACACTGGCAGGTTCGCTGATGCTGGGACTTAAAAAGAATGCCTGGTATGCGCAAATCCGTTATTCCGAACAGCACTTCGGTGATTACCGCATCCCTACGGATACCATTGTCTACCTGACTCAGAAAATGCCCGTCTATGGGCGTAAACTGAAAAATACGGCAGGAGTGGAACGCAATATCGGCCTTTTCACCCAATATCAGCGAAAAGGCTATAGAGCAGACTATTCCATCAGTAATGTCTATCAGAAGACGGGGTTCTTTCCGGGCGCACACGGTGTCCCCGACGCATCGCGCGTAGAAGATGACGGAGACAGCCGGAATATCGAACTGCCTTACAGCAAGGTAAATCATCTGAAAGTAACCACACATCAGCAATATGCTTGGGAGAAACTGATCCTGTCCGGTGATTTGGGATTTCAGAATAACCATCGGGAGGAATGGAGTGCTTTTCATACTCATTACGGCTCCCAGCCTGCGCCGGAGAAGGACCCGGACAAAGAACTGGCTTTCGATCTGAACACATACAGTGCTTCGGTAAAAGCCCGCTTTATTGGCTCTTCTTCATGGGAGCATACGTTGGGGTGGGATAGGCAACATCAGCAGAACGACATTTCCGGCTATTCATTTTTGTTGCCGGAGTACCATCGTTCTAGTACCGGATTGCTCTGGCTTACGACGTATAAGCCTAATAACATTCTCTCTGTCAGTGGAGGCGTGCGATATGATTATGGTTATATTGGCATCTCTCCGCACGAGGATGTTTATCTGGCGGATTACCTTCGGAGGCAAGGATATGATGATGAACAAGTAGAGTCCTATAAATGGAACAGTCATGCCGTCCGAAAGCATTTCGGTGACTATTCCTTTTCTTTGGGACTGGTATGGACACCCTCCGTTCAGCACATGGTGAAAGTGAACATCGGACGTAGCTTCCGCCTCCCCGGAGCCAATGAACTGGCTGCTAACGGTGTACATCACGGCACTTTCCGTCACGAGCAGGGAGATGCTTCTCTGAAATCCGAGCAAGGATGGCAGATGGATGCTTCCTACAACCTGCGATATCACGGACTTTCCGTTTCCGTGTCTCCTTTTGTCAGTTGGTTCAGTAACTACATCTTTCTGCGTCCCACAGGCGAATGGTCAGTTCTGCCGCATGCCGGACAGATTTACCGCTACACGGGAGCCGAAGCACTGTTTGCCGGAACGGAGGCTACGATAGACATTAACTTTCTGCGTCACTTCAATTACCGTATCTCCGGAGAATACGTCTACACCTACAACTGTGACGAGCATATTCCGTTAAGTTTTTCTCCGCCGTTCGGTATGCGGAATACGTTGACATGGCAAAGAAAACACTATATGCTTTATGCGGAGTGGCAACTTATTGCCCGTCAGAACCGTGTAGACCGTAATGAGGACCGTACACCGGGGGCTAACCTGTTTCATTTGGGTGGCTCGCTGAATATTCCGGTTGGCAGGACTAACGAGATAGAAATAACCCTGACCGCCCGTAATATCTTCAATACCAGATATTACAATCATCTTAGTTTTTACAGGAAAGTAGAAATTCCGGAACCGGGACGAAACTTCCAATTATTAATCAAAATTCCATTTAAAAAATTACTGTAA
- a CDS encoding DUF1062 domain-containing protein has product MDTTFTWEIKAKNSPLLIKKCSHCDSDRFYCSDKFRMNAQKKNIDVWLIYRCVKCDNTCNITLLSRTKPDLIDKVLFHSFSMNDRKAAWKYVFSAELAGRNHLKTDYDSVEYEVTDNFSKEDIIRVPDATIKIQIKYEFEFNLKLSSLLKRNFLLSSTQLRRLFEQGVISLLSGKEPQKYKVKDGDILLMDKEHLLVMMDFVDSFMVKTGID; this is encoded by the coding sequence ATGGATACAACATTTACATGGGAGATAAAGGCAAAGAATTCTCCTTTATTAATTAAGAAATGCAGTCATTGCGATAGTGACCGGTTTTACTGTAGTGATAAGTTTAGAATGAATGCGCAGAAAAAGAACATCGATGTCTGGCTGATATATCGGTGTGTGAAATGCGATAATACATGCAACATTACTTTGCTGTCACGTACCAAACCGGATTTGATAGATAAAGTCCTGTTTCATAGCTTTTCCATGAACGATCGGAAAGCAGCCTGGAAATATGTTTTTTCTGCCGAACTTGCCGGCAGGAATCATTTGAAAACGGATTATGATAGTGTAGAATATGAGGTTACGGATAACTTCTCGAAAGAAGATATAATCCGTGTGCCCGATGCAACCATAAAGATTCAAATCAAATATGAGTTTGAATTTAATCTGAAATTGTCGTCTTTATTAAAAAGGAATTTTCTTCTTTCCAGCACTCAGCTAAGGCGTCTGTTTGAACAGGGAGTGATTTCGCTTCTTTCCGGTAAAGAGCCGCAGAAATATAAAGTAAAGGACGGAGATATCCTGTTGATGGATAAAGAACATTTGCTTGTTATGATGGACTTTGTGGATAGCTTTATGGTAAAAACAGGCATTGATTGA